The region ATTCTCATCACTTACCAGGGCCTGCCCCCGCTCGGCAGCCAGAAAAGTGGACAAGCGTGCCGGGGCCAGCGGCACCGCCCAGGGCTCTGACAAGTGATCCGGGCCACCTTGGCGGGCATCTTCGCGCAGGATCAGCCGCGCCCAGTCCAGTCCACCGGTCAGAATCCAGGCCGCTTGCACCCGGGTGCGCTGGGCTGATTCCAGCTCAAAGCTGCGCCACTGCTGCCACATCATGCCGGAGGCCAGCGTGGCCACCAGCACCACAATGAGCATGGCCATCAGGATGGCGGCCCCGCGTTGTGCCTTCATGGGCTGCCCACCAGTATCGGACGCACCCAGTCGCGGGTGAGTGTGCCACTGAGCGCCTGGCCGCCGGAAAGGTTCAGCACCAGGCGCACACCATCGGGCGTGGTGTTGTCTGCGTCAGTTGTTGCCGCTGCCCCGTCCGTGCCATTCACTGTCGCTGGCGTGCCAGCACTGGACAGTGGGTTGGTCCAGGCATTACCCCGGTAGAAAAAGATTTGCCAGGCATCCAGGGCCACCGTGCGCACTTCCCGCTGGCGATCATCCTCACTGGGGGTTTGTGCCCAGAGCTGGGCTTTTTGCCAGGCCCGATCCAGTTCGCCACGGGTATGCAGCTCGGGGGATTGCCAGCGCAGCCATTGGCCTGCGCCGCCTGTTGTGCGCCGAGCCCAGGCTACCACCACCAAACCGGCCCCCGCACCCGTGTTGCTGCGACGCAGGATGCGCATGGCACGGCCGTCCCAATCCAGGCTCGGGGTATTGGGCTGCTCGGCCAGCGCGTCCAGGTCAGCACCCCACTGGCCCAGCGTGGATTGCAGCGCCTGTACATCGTCACTGCGCTGCTGCAATTGGCTCTGGGAACGGCTGATGCCATCCAGTCCGCGCCAGCTCAGCACCGCCATCAAGGCCATCAGGCTGATGGCCACCAACAGCTCAATCAGTGTGAACCCGCGTGTGTGGTGCCGCATCAGTAGCGTCCCACCACGGTGCTGACGCGCCAGATGGGCACTTCGCCATCCAATACCTGTGCATCCACCCGCCTGAAGTTGAAGTTGGGCGTGGGACGCACAGATTGCGCCACGGTCAAGTTGCGGCCCGCCTGTTCACACGCCGTGGTGCTGTCACCCACACCAGGCAGCTGACGCGCCAGCCGCACTTTGACCAAGGCGTTTTCAGCGCACAGCTGGGCCAGCAGCATGTCTGACTGGCGCTGCGCGTGGCGGGTAATGGCCCCGGTGGCTTGCAGGCCTGCGGACAAGGCAATGGCCACAATACCCAGCGCCACCAACACCTCGATCAGGGTAAAACCGGTT is a window of Rhodoferax lithotrophicus DNA encoding:
- a CDS encoding PulJ/GspJ family protein, whose translation is MRHHTRGFTLIELLVAISLMALMAVLSWRGLDGISRSQSQLQQRSDDVQALQSTLGQWGADLDALAEQPNTPSLDWDGRAMRILRRSNTGAGAGLVVVAWARRTTGGAGQWLRWQSPELHTRGELDRAWQKAQLWAQTPSEDDRQREVRTVALDAWQIFFYRGNAWTNPLSSAGTPATVNGTDGAAATTDADNTTPDGVRLVLNLSGGQALSGTLTRDWVRPILVGSP
- the gspI gene encoding type II secretion system minor pseudopilin GspI, giving the protein MKRSPSRTVEGSSTHPQTGFTLIEVLVALGIVAIALSAGLQATGAITRHAQRQSDMLLAQLCAENALVKVRLARQLPGVGDSTTACEQAGRNLTVAQSVRPTPNFNFRRVDAQVLDGEVPIWRVSTVVGRY